The following are encoded together in the Balaenoptera acutorostrata chromosome 9, mBalAcu1.1, whole genome shotgun sequence genome:
- the MADD gene encoding MAP kinase-activating death domain protein isoform X26 — translation MVQKKKSCPRLLDYLVIVGARHPSSDSVAQTPELLRRYPLEDHAEFPLPPDVVFFCQPEGCLSVRQRRMSLREDTSFVFTLTDKDTGVTRYGICVNFYRSFQKRMPKEKGEAGAGSRGKEGPHATCISEEVGAESSESGPSLQPPSADSTPDVNQSPRGRRRAKAESRSRNSTLTSLCVLSHYPFFSTFRECLYTLKRLVDCCSERLLGKKLGIPRGIQRGTMWRIFTGALLVEEKSSALLHDLREIEAWIYRLLRSPVPVSGQKRVDIEVLPQELQQALTFALPDPSRFTLVDFPLHLPLELLGVDACLQVLTCILLEHKVVLQSRDYNALSMSVMAFVAMIYPLEYMFPVIPLLPTCMASAEQLLLAPTPYIIGVPASFFLYKLDFKMPDDVWLVDLDSSRVIAPTNAELLPILPEPESLELKKHLKQALASMSLNTQPILNLEKFHEGQEIPLLLGRPSNDLQSTPSTEFNPLIYGNDVDSVDVATRVAMVRFFNSPNVLQGFQMHTRTLRLFPRPVVAFQAGSFLASRPRQTPFAEKLARTQAVEYFGEWILNPTNYAFQRIHNNTFDPALIGDKPKWYTHQLQPVHYRVYDSSSHLAEALSVPPEHDSDSDPTDDSGSDSMDYDDSSSSYSSLGDFVSEMMKCDINGDTPNVDPLTHAALGDASEVAIDELQSQKEVEEPGPDSENSQENPPLRSSSSTTASSSPSTVIHGASSEPADSTEMDDKAAVGVSKSLPSVPPSIGKANVDRRQTEIGEGSVRRRTYDNPYFEPQYGFPPEEDDDEQGESYTPRFSQHVSGNRAQKLLRPNSLKLASDSDAESDSRASSPTSTVSNNSTEGFGGIMSFASSLYRNHSTSFSLSNLTLPTKGAREKTTPFPSLKVFGLNTLMEIVTEAGPGSGEGNRRALVDQKSSVIKHSPTVKREPPSPQGRSSNSSENQQFLKEVVHSVLDGQGVGWLNTKKVRRLLESEQLRVFVLSKLNRTVQSEDEARQDIIPDVEISRKVYKGMLDLLKCTVLSLEQSYAHAGLGGMASIFALLEIAQTHYYSKEPDKRKRSPTESVNTPIGKDPGLAGRGDPKAMAQLRVPQLGPRAPSASGKSPKELDTRSLKEENFVASIGPEVIKPAFDLGETEERKSQVSADSGVSLTSGPQRTDPDSVLGVSPAVMIRSSSQDSEVSTVVSNSSGETLGADSDLSSNAGDGPGGEGSIHLAGSRGTLSDSEIETNSATSAIFGKAHSLKPSVKEKLVGSPVRFSEDVSQRVYLYEGLLGRDRGSMWDQLEDAAMETFSISKERSTLWDQMQFWEDAFLDAVMLEREGMGMDQGPQEMIDRYLSLGEHDRKRLEDDEDRLLATLLHNLISYMLLMKVNKNDIRKKVRRLMGKSHIGLVYSQQINEALDQLANLNGRDLSIRSSGSRHMKKQTFVVHAGTDTNGDIFFMEVCDDCVVLRSNIGTVYERWWYEKLINMTYCPKTKVLCLWRRNGSETQLNKFYTKKCRELYYCVKDSMERAAARQQSIKPGPELGGEFPVQDMKTGEGGLLQVTLEGINLKFMHNQFLKLKKW, via the exons ATGGTGCAAAAGAAGAAGTCCTGTCCTCGGTTACTTGACTACCTAGTGATCGTAGGGGCCAG GCACCCGAGCAGTGATAGCGTGGCCCAGACTCCAGAATTGCTACGGCGATACCCGTTAGAGGATCACGCCGAGTTTCCCTTGCCCCCGGACGTCGTGTTCTTCTGCCAGCCGGAGGGCTGCCTGAGTGTGCGGCAACGGCGCATGAGCCTGCGCGAGGACACCTCTTTTGTCTTCACTCTCACCGACAAGGACACTGGGGTCACGCGTTATGGCATCTGTGTTAACTTCTACCGCTCCTTCCAAAAGCGCATGCCTAAGGAAAAGGGGGAGGCCGGGGCAGGGTCCCGTGGGAAGGAAGGACCCCATGCCACCTGCATCTCAGAAGAGGTTGGCGCCGAGAGCTCGGAGAGTGGCCCGTCCCTGCAGCCTCCAAGTGCCGACTCTACCCCGGATGTGAACCAGTCTCCTCGGGGCAGACGCCGGGCCAAGGCGGAGAGCCGTTCCCGCAACAGCACTCTGACGTCCCTGTGTGTGCTCAGCCATTACCCCTTCTTCTCCACCTTCCGAGAGTGTCTGTACACCCTCAAACGTCTGGTGGACTGCTGTAGTGAGCGACTGCTGGGCAAGAAACTGGGCATCCCTCGAGGCATACAGAG GGGCACCATGTGGCGCATCTTCACGGGAGCGTTGTTAGTGGAGGAGAAGTCAAGTGCCCTTCTGCACGACCTTCGAGAGATCGAGGCCTGGATCTATCGATTGCTGCGCTCCCCAGTACCCGTCTCAGGGCAGAAGCGAGTGGACATTGAGGTCCTGCCCCAGGAGCTCCAGCAGGCTCTGACCTTTGCTCTTCCAGACCCCTCTCGATTCACCCTAGTGGATTTCCCACTGCACCTCCCCTTGGAACTTCTGGGTGTGGATGCCTGTCTTCAGGTGCTAACCTGCATCCTGTTAGAACACAAG GTGGTGCTGCAGTCCCGAGACTACAACGCACTCTCCATGTCTGTGATGGCATTTGTGGCAATGATTTATCCCTTGGAGTATATGTTTCCTGTTAtcccactgctgcccacctgcatgGCGTCTGCAGAACAG CTGCTGTTGGCTCCAACACCGTACATCATCGGGGTCCCTGCCAGCTTCTTCCTCTACAAACTGGACTTCAAAATGCCTGACGATGTATGGCTGGTGGATCTGGACAGCAGCAGG GTGATTGCCCCCACCAATGCAGAACTGCTACCTATCCTGCCAGAGCCAGAATCATTAGAgttgaaaaaacatttaaaacag GCCCTCGCCAGCATGAGTCTCAACACCCAGCCCATCCTCAATCTGGAGAAATTCCACGAAGGCCAGGAGATCCCTCTTCTCTTGGGAAGGCCTTCTAATGACCTGCAGTCTACACCTTCCACTGAATTCAACCCACTCATCTATGGCAACGATGTGGATTCTGTGGATGTCGCAACCAG AGTGGCCATGGTCCGTTTCTTCAACTCCCCCAACGTGCTGCAGGGCTTTCAGATGCACACACGTACCCTGCGTCTCTTCCCGCGGCCCGTGGTAGCTTTCCAAGCTGGCTCCTTTCTAGCCTCACGTCCCCGGCAGACTCCTTTTGCTGAGAAACTGGCCAGGACTCAGGCTGTGGAGTACTTCGGAGAATGGATCCTCAACCCCACCAACTATGCCTTTCAGCGGATTCACAACA ACACGTTCGATCCAGCCCTGATAGGCGACAAGCCGAAGTGGTACACCCACCAGCTGCAGCCTGTCCACTATCGAGTGTATGACAGCAGTTCCCATCTGGCTGAGGCGCTGAGCGTGCCACCGGAGCACGACTCTGACTCTGACCCTACTGATGACAG CGGCAGTGATAGTATGGATTATGATGACTCAAGCTCTTCTTACTCTTCCCTTGGTGACTTTGTCAGTGAGATGATGAAATGTGACATCAATGGTGATACTCCTA ACGTGGATCCTCTGACACACGCGGCACTGGGGGATGCCAGTGAGGTAGCTATTGATGAGCTGCAGAGCCAGAAGGAAGTAGAGGAACCTGGCCCAGACAGCGAGAACTCTCAGGAAAACCCCCCTCTGCGTTCCAGCTCCAGCACCACCGCCAGCAGTAGCCCCAGCACCGTTATCCATGGAGCCAGTTCT GAACCTGCCGACTCAACGGAGATGGATGATAAGGCAGCAGTAGGCGTCTCCAAGTCCCTCCCCAGCGTGCCTCCCAGCATTGGCAAAGCGAACGTGGACAGGCGTCAGACAGAAATTGGAGAGGGGTCAGTGCGCCGGCGAACCTATGACAATCCGTACTTCGAGCCCCAGTATGGCTTTCCCCCTGAGGAAGATGATGATGAGCAGGGGGAAAGTTACACTCCCCGATTCAGCCAACATGTCAGTGGCAATCG GGCTCAAAAGCTGCTGCGGCCCAACAGCTTGAAACTGGCAAGTGACTCAGATGCAGAGTCAGACTCTCGAGCGAGCTCGCCCACCTCCACCGTCTCCAACAACAGCACTGAGGGCTTCGGGGGCATCATGTCTTTTGCCA GCAGCCTGTATCGGAACCACAGTACGAGCTTCAGTCTTTCAAATCTCACACTGCCTACCAAAGGAGCGCGAGAGAAGACCACACCCTTCCCCAGTCTGAAAG TATTTGGGCTAAATACTCTAATGGAGATTGTTACTGAAGCCGGCCCCGGGAGTGGTGAAG GAAACAGGAGGGCCTTAGTGGACCAGAAGTCATCGGTCATTAAACACAGCCCAACAGTGAAAAGAGAGCCTCCATCACCTCAGGGTCGATCCAGCAATTCTAg tgagaaccagcagttcCTGAAGGAGGTGGTGCACAGCGTGCTGGACGGCCAGGGAGTTGGCTGGCTCAACACGAAGAAGGTGCGACGGCTGCTGGAGAGCGAGCAGCTGAGAGTCTTTGTCCTGAGCAAGCTGAACCGCACGGTGCAGTCAGAGGACGAGGCCCGGCAGGACATCATCCCAGATGTG GAGATCAGTCGGAAGGTGTACAAGGGCATGTTAGACCTGCTCAAGTGCACGGTCCTCAGTCTGGAGCAGTCCTACGCCCACGCTGGTCTGGGTGGCATGGCCAGCATCTTTGCGCTTCTGGAGATCGCCCAGACCCACTACTATAGTAAAG AACCAGACAAGCGGAAGAGAAGTCCAACGGAGAGTGTAAATACACCAATTGGCAAGGATCCTGGCCTGGCTGGGCGGGGGGACCCAAAGGCCATGGCACAGCTGAGAGTCCCCCAGCTGGGACCTCGGGCACCAAGTGCCTCAGGAAAGAGTCCCAAGGAACTGGACACCAGAAGTCTAAAGGAGGAGAACTTTGTAGCATCTATCG GGCCTGAAGTAATCAAACCCGCCTTCGACCTTGGTGAGACAGAGGAGAGAAAGTCCCAAGTCAGCGCAGACAGTGGTGTGAGCCTGACATCTGGTCCCCAG AGGACTGATCCAGATTCTGTCCTTGGTGTGAGTCCGGCCGTTATGATCCGAAGCTCAAGTCAGGACTCTGAAGTTAGCACCGTG gtgaGTAATAGCTCTGGAGAGACCCTTGGAGCGGACAGTGACCTGAGCAGCAATGCAGGTGACGGACCAGGCGGTGAGGGCAGCATCCACTTGGCAGGCTCTAGAGGCACTTTGTCTGATAGTGAAATTGAAACCAACTCTGCCACCAGTGCCATCTTT GGTAAAGCCCACAGCTTGAAGCCAAGTGTAAAGGAGAAGCTGGTGGGCAGCCCAGTTCGCTTTTCTGAAGATGTAAGCCAGCGAGTCTATCTCTACGAGGGGCTCCTAG GAAGGGACAGAGGATCGATGTGGGACCAGTTAGAGGATGCTGCTATGGAGACCTTTTCTATAA GCAAAGAGCGTTCTACTTTATGGGACCAAATGCAGTTCTGGGAAGATGCGTTCTTAGATGCTGTGATGTTGGAGAGAGAAGGGATGGGTATGGACCAGGGTCCCCAGGAAATGATAGACAG GTACCTGTCCCTAGGAGAACATGACCGGAAGCGCCTAGAGGATGATGAAGATCGTTTGCTGGCCACGCTCTTGCACAACCTCATCTCCTACATGCTGCTGATGAAG GTAAATAAGAATGATATCCGGAAGAAGGTGAGGCGCCTGATGGGAAAGTCGCATATTGGGCTTGTGTACAGCCAGCAAATCAACGAAGCGCTTGACCAGCTGGCAAACCTG AATGGACGAGATCTCTCTATCCGGTCCAGTGGCAGCCGGCACATGAAGAAGCAGACATTTGTGGTACATGCGGGGACAGACACAAATGGAGATATCTTTTTCATGGAG
- the MADD gene encoding MAP kinase-activating death domain protein isoform X43, translating into MVQKKKSCPRLLDYLVIVGARHPSSDSVAQTPELLRRYPLEDHAEFPLPPDVVFFCQPEGCLSVRQRRMSLREDTSFVFTLTDKDTGVTRYGICVNFYRSFQKRMPKEKGEAGAGSRGKEGPHATCISEEVGAESSESGPSLQPPSADSTPDVNQSPRGRRRAKAESRSRNSTLTSLCVLSHYPFFSTFRECLYTLKRLVDCCSERLLGKKLGIPRGIQRGTMWRIFTGALLVEEKSSALLHDLREIEAWIYRLLRSPVPVSGQKRVDIEVLPQELQQALTFALPDPSRFTLVDFPLHLPLELLGVDACLQVLTCILLEHKVVLQSRDYNALSMSVMAFVAMIYPLEYMFPVIPLLPTCMASAEQLLLAPTPYIIGVPASFFLYKLDFKMPDDVWLVDLDSSRVIAPTNAELLPILPEPESLELKKHLKQALASMSLNTQPILNLEKFHEGQEIPLLLGRPSNDLQSTPSTEFNPLIYGNDVDSVDVATRVAMVRFFNSPNVLQGFQMHTRTLRLFPRPVVAFQAGSFLASRPRQTPFAEKLARTQAVEYFGEWILNPTNYAFQRIHNNTFDPALIGDKPKWYTHQLQPVHYRVYDSSSHLAEALSVPPEHDSDSDPTDDSGSDSMDYDDSSSSYSSLGDFVSEMMKCDINGDTPNVDPLTHAALGDASEVAIDELQSQKEVEEPGPDSENSQENPPLRSSSSTTASSSPSTVIHGASSEPADSTEMDDKAAVGVSKSLPSVPPSIGKANVDRRQTEIGEGAQKLLRPNSLKLASDSDAESDSRASSPTSTVSNNSTEGFGGIMSFASSLYRNHSTSFSLSNLTLPTKGAREKTTPFPSLKGNRRALVDQKSSVIKHSPTVKREPPSPQGRSSNSSENQQFLKEVVHSVLDGQGVGWLNTKKVRRLLESEQLRVFVLSKLNRTVQSEDEARQDIIPDVEISRKVYKGMLDLLKCTVLSLEQSYAHAGLGGMASIFALLEIAQTHYYSKEPDKRKRSPTESVNTPIGKDPGLAGRGDPKAMAQLRVPQLGPRAPSASGKSPKELDTRSLKEENFVASIELWNKHQEVKRQKALEKQRPEVIKPAFDLGETEERKSQVSADSGVSLTSGPQRTDPDSVLGVSPAVMIRSSSQDSEVSTVVSNSSGETLGADSDLSSNAGDGPGGEGSIHLAGSRGTLSDSEIETNSATSAIFGKAHSLKPSVKEKLVGSPVRFSEDVSQRVYLYEGLLGRDRGSMWDQLEDAAMETFSISKERSTLWDQMQFWEDAFLDAVMLEREGMGMDQGPQEMIDRYLSLGEHDRKRLEDDEDRLLATLLHNLISYMLLMKVNKNDIRKKVRRLMGKSHIGLVYSQQINEALDQLANLNGRDLSIRSSGSRHMKKQTFVVHAGTDTNGDIFFMEVCDDCVVLRSNIGTVYERWWYEKLINMTYCPKTKVLCLWRRNGSETQLNKFYTKKCRELYYCVKDSMERAAARQQSIKPGPELGGEFPVQDMKTGEGGLLQVTLEGINLKFMHNQFLKLKKW; encoded by the exons ATGGTGCAAAAGAAGAAGTCCTGTCCTCGGTTACTTGACTACCTAGTGATCGTAGGGGCCAG GCACCCGAGCAGTGATAGCGTGGCCCAGACTCCAGAATTGCTACGGCGATACCCGTTAGAGGATCACGCCGAGTTTCCCTTGCCCCCGGACGTCGTGTTCTTCTGCCAGCCGGAGGGCTGCCTGAGTGTGCGGCAACGGCGCATGAGCCTGCGCGAGGACACCTCTTTTGTCTTCACTCTCACCGACAAGGACACTGGGGTCACGCGTTATGGCATCTGTGTTAACTTCTACCGCTCCTTCCAAAAGCGCATGCCTAAGGAAAAGGGGGAGGCCGGGGCAGGGTCCCGTGGGAAGGAAGGACCCCATGCCACCTGCATCTCAGAAGAGGTTGGCGCCGAGAGCTCGGAGAGTGGCCCGTCCCTGCAGCCTCCAAGTGCCGACTCTACCCCGGATGTGAACCAGTCTCCTCGGGGCAGACGCCGGGCCAAGGCGGAGAGCCGTTCCCGCAACAGCACTCTGACGTCCCTGTGTGTGCTCAGCCATTACCCCTTCTTCTCCACCTTCCGAGAGTGTCTGTACACCCTCAAACGTCTGGTGGACTGCTGTAGTGAGCGACTGCTGGGCAAGAAACTGGGCATCCCTCGAGGCATACAGAG GGGCACCATGTGGCGCATCTTCACGGGAGCGTTGTTAGTGGAGGAGAAGTCAAGTGCCCTTCTGCACGACCTTCGAGAGATCGAGGCCTGGATCTATCGATTGCTGCGCTCCCCAGTACCCGTCTCAGGGCAGAAGCGAGTGGACATTGAGGTCCTGCCCCAGGAGCTCCAGCAGGCTCTGACCTTTGCTCTTCCAGACCCCTCTCGATTCACCCTAGTGGATTTCCCACTGCACCTCCCCTTGGAACTTCTGGGTGTGGATGCCTGTCTTCAGGTGCTAACCTGCATCCTGTTAGAACACAAG GTGGTGCTGCAGTCCCGAGACTACAACGCACTCTCCATGTCTGTGATGGCATTTGTGGCAATGATTTATCCCTTGGAGTATATGTTTCCTGTTAtcccactgctgcccacctgcatgGCGTCTGCAGAACAG CTGCTGTTGGCTCCAACACCGTACATCATCGGGGTCCCTGCCAGCTTCTTCCTCTACAAACTGGACTTCAAAATGCCTGACGATGTATGGCTGGTGGATCTGGACAGCAGCAGG GTGATTGCCCCCACCAATGCAGAACTGCTACCTATCCTGCCAGAGCCAGAATCATTAGAgttgaaaaaacatttaaaacag GCCCTCGCCAGCATGAGTCTCAACACCCAGCCCATCCTCAATCTGGAGAAATTCCACGAAGGCCAGGAGATCCCTCTTCTCTTGGGAAGGCCTTCTAATGACCTGCAGTCTACACCTTCCACTGAATTCAACCCACTCATCTATGGCAACGATGTGGATTCTGTGGATGTCGCAACCAG AGTGGCCATGGTCCGTTTCTTCAACTCCCCCAACGTGCTGCAGGGCTTTCAGATGCACACACGTACCCTGCGTCTCTTCCCGCGGCCCGTGGTAGCTTTCCAAGCTGGCTCCTTTCTAGCCTCACGTCCCCGGCAGACTCCTTTTGCTGAGAAACTGGCCAGGACTCAGGCTGTGGAGTACTTCGGAGAATGGATCCTCAACCCCACCAACTATGCCTTTCAGCGGATTCACAACA ACACGTTCGATCCAGCCCTGATAGGCGACAAGCCGAAGTGGTACACCCACCAGCTGCAGCCTGTCCACTATCGAGTGTATGACAGCAGTTCCCATCTGGCTGAGGCGCTGAGCGTGCCACCGGAGCACGACTCTGACTCTGACCCTACTGATGACAG CGGCAGTGATAGTATGGATTATGATGACTCAAGCTCTTCTTACTCTTCCCTTGGTGACTTTGTCAGTGAGATGATGAAATGTGACATCAATGGTGATACTCCTA ACGTGGATCCTCTGACACACGCGGCACTGGGGGATGCCAGTGAGGTAGCTATTGATGAGCTGCAGAGCCAGAAGGAAGTAGAGGAACCTGGCCCAGACAGCGAGAACTCTCAGGAAAACCCCCCTCTGCGTTCCAGCTCCAGCACCACCGCCAGCAGTAGCCCCAGCACCGTTATCCATGGAGCCAGTTCT GAACCTGCCGACTCAACGGAGATGGATGATAAGGCAGCAGTAGGCGTCTCCAAGTCCCTCCCCAGCGTGCCTCCCAGCATTGGCAAAGCGAACGTGGACAGGCGTCAGACAGAAATTGGAGAGGG GGCTCAAAAGCTGCTGCGGCCCAACAGCTTGAAACTGGCAAGTGACTCAGATGCAGAGTCAGACTCTCGAGCGAGCTCGCCCACCTCCACCGTCTCCAACAACAGCACTGAGGGCTTCGGGGGCATCATGTCTTTTGCCA GCAGCCTGTATCGGAACCACAGTACGAGCTTCAGTCTTTCAAATCTCACACTGCCTACCAAAGGAGCGCGAGAGAAGACCACACCCTTCCCCAGTCTGAAAG GAAACAGGAGGGCCTTAGTGGACCAGAAGTCATCGGTCATTAAACACAGCCCAACAGTGAAAAGAGAGCCTCCATCACCTCAGGGTCGATCCAGCAATTCTAg tgagaaccagcagttcCTGAAGGAGGTGGTGCACAGCGTGCTGGACGGCCAGGGAGTTGGCTGGCTCAACACGAAGAAGGTGCGACGGCTGCTGGAGAGCGAGCAGCTGAGAGTCTTTGTCCTGAGCAAGCTGAACCGCACGGTGCAGTCAGAGGACGAGGCCCGGCAGGACATCATCCCAGATGTG GAGATCAGTCGGAAGGTGTACAAGGGCATGTTAGACCTGCTCAAGTGCACGGTCCTCAGTCTGGAGCAGTCCTACGCCCACGCTGGTCTGGGTGGCATGGCCAGCATCTTTGCGCTTCTGGAGATCGCCCAGACCCACTACTATAGTAAAG AACCAGACAAGCGGAAGAGAAGTCCAACGGAGAGTGTAAATACACCAATTGGCAAGGATCCTGGCCTGGCTGGGCGGGGGGACCCAAAGGCCATGGCACAGCTGAGAGTCCCCCAGCTGGGACCTCGGGCACCAAGTGCCTCAGGAAAGAGTCCCAAGGAACTGGACACCAGAAGTCTAAAGGAGGAGAACTTTGTAGCATCTATCG AATTGTGGAACAAGCACCAGGAAGTGAAAAGGCAAAAAGCTTTGGAAAAACAGA GGCCTGAAGTAATCAAACCCGCCTTCGACCTTGGTGAGACAGAGGAGAGAAAGTCCCAAGTCAGCGCAGACAGTGGTGTGAGCCTGACATCTGGTCCCCAG AGGACTGATCCAGATTCTGTCCTTGGTGTGAGTCCGGCCGTTATGATCCGAAGCTCAAGTCAGGACTCTGAAGTTAGCACCGTG gtgaGTAATAGCTCTGGAGAGACCCTTGGAGCGGACAGTGACCTGAGCAGCAATGCAGGTGACGGACCAGGCGGTGAGGGCAGCATCCACTTGGCAGGCTCTAGAGGCACTTTGTCTGATAGTGAAATTGAAACCAACTCTGCCACCAGTGCCATCTTT GGTAAAGCCCACAGCTTGAAGCCAAGTGTAAAGGAGAAGCTGGTGGGCAGCCCAGTTCGCTTTTCTGAAGATGTAAGCCAGCGAGTCTATCTCTACGAGGGGCTCCTAG GAAGGGACAGAGGATCGATGTGGGACCAGTTAGAGGATGCTGCTATGGAGACCTTTTCTATAA GCAAAGAGCGTTCTACTTTATGGGACCAAATGCAGTTCTGGGAAGATGCGTTCTTAGATGCTGTGATGTTGGAGAGAGAAGGGATGGGTATGGACCAGGGTCCCCAGGAAATGATAGACAG GTACCTGTCCCTAGGAGAACATGACCGGAAGCGCCTAGAGGATGATGAAGATCGTTTGCTGGCCACGCTCTTGCACAACCTCATCTCCTACATGCTGCTGATGAAG GTAAATAAGAATGATATCCGGAAGAAGGTGAGGCGCCTGATGGGAAAGTCGCATATTGGGCTTGTGTACAGCCAGCAAATCAACGAAGCGCTTGACCAGCTGGCAAACCTG AATGGACGAGATCTCTCTATCCGGTCCAGTGGCAGCCGGCACATGAAGAAGCAGACATTTGTGGTACATGCGGGGACAGACACAAATGGAGATATCTTTTTCATGGAG